One region of Brassica napus cultivar Da-Ae chromosome A10, Da-Ae, whole genome shotgun sequence genomic DNA includes:
- the LOC125579126 gene encoding F-box protein At5g51380-like, which produces MTFPKTKSFREKIPTSPKSPLRRRRSSWTSSWLNNSTTSFKQVVSAVMQSQSPRSISKPQTPTDFDRTLSLPDSLLLKILHKLPESQNDDVSLVCKRWLNLQGRRIRTLRVLDLDFLLSGKLLSRFPKLSNVDLSNACIYPSRNSPISLSHKSISFRVSSSNWDDFVEENLLHSETVDRGLRVLGRGSCDLLRLVVINASEMGLLGLAEQCCDLQELELHKCNDNLLRGIAACQNLRALRLVGSVDGLYTSSVSDIGLTILAQGCKRLAKLELSGCEGSFDGIRAIGQCCELLEDFTVSHHRMDDGWIAALSCFESLKTLTISSCPKMDSCPGPEELLGSCPALESLQLKRCCLSDKHGVRALFKVCDGATTVHIQDCWGLDDDSFSLAKAFRRVRFLSLEGCSVLTTGGLESVVLRWEELESMRVMSCKNIKDSEISPALSSLFSLLKELTWRPDTRSHLSSRLQGAGIGKRGSKFFKKR; this is translated from the exons ATGACGTTTCCGAAAACGAAGTCGTTTCGCGAGAAGATTCCGACGAGTCCGAAATCGCCGCTGAGAAGGAGACGGTCGAGCTGGACGAGCTCATGGCTCAACAATTCGACGACGTCCTTCAAGCAAGTGGTCTCCGCCGTGATGCAGTCTCAATCCCCAAGATCCATctcaaaaccccaaacccccaCCGACTTCGATCGAACCCTCTCCTTACCCGATTCCCTCCTCCTCAAAATCCTCCACAAGCTTCCCGAATCCCAGAACGACGACGTTTCCCTCGTCTGCAAACGCTGGCTGAATCTCCAGGGGCGGCGGATTCGGACTCTCAGAGTTCTCGATTTGGACTTCCTCTTGTCAGGGAAGCTCCTCTCCAGGTTCCCCAAGCTCTCCAATGTCGATTTGTCTAACGCCTGTATCTACCCCTCCCGAAACTCACCTATCTCGCTTTCCCACAAATCGATTTCGTTTCGTGTCTCTTCTTCGAATTGGGACGACTTCGTTGAGGAGAATCTATTGCACAGCGAAACGGTTGATAGAGggcttagggttttaggaaGAGGAAGCTGTGACTTACTCAGACTCGTTGTGATTAACGCTTCTGAAATGGGTTTACTCGGTTTAGCTGAACAGTGTTGTGATCTGCAAGAGCTTGAGTTGCACAAGTGCAATGACAATCTCTTGCGTGGTATCGCTGCTTGCCAGAATCTGAGAGCCTTGAGGTTGGTGGGAAGTGTGGATGGGCTGTATACTTCTTCTGTCTCTGATATTGGTTTAACGATATTAGCTCAAGGGTGTAAGAGACTTGCGAAGCTTGAGCTTAGTGGCTGTGAAGGTAGCTTTGATGGGATTAGAGCCATTGGGCAATGTTGTGAATTGCTTGAGGACTTTACCGTTTCTCACCATAGGATGGATGATGGTTGGATAGCTGCGCTTTCTTGCTTTGAGAGTTTGAAGACGCTGACAATATCGTCTTGCCCAAAGATGGATTCTTGTCCTGGACCGGAGGAGTTGCTGGGGTCTTGTCCGGCTCTGGAGAGTTTGCAACTCAAGAGGTGTTGTCTGAGTGATAAACACGGGGTGAGAGCTTTGTTTAAGGTTTGTGATGGAGCAACGACGGTTCATATTCAGGATTGCTGGGGTTTGGATGATGATTCTTTCAGTTTGGCTAAAGCTTTCAG GAGGGTGAGGTTTTTGTCTTTGGAAGGTTGCTCAGTCCTAACAACAGGCGGTTTAGAGTCAGTGGTTCTGCGCTGGGAGGAGCTTGAGAGCATGAGAGTAATGTCATGTAAGAACATAAAAGACAGCGAGATTTCACCGGCACTCTCATCTTTGTTCTCCCTGCTCAAAGAACTGACTTGGAGACCAGACACAAGGTCTCATCTCTCATCCAGACTCCAAGGTGCTGGAATTGGAAAGAGAGGCAGCAAattcttcaaaaagagatga
- the LOC125579127 gene encoding cell number regulator 6-like, with the protein MMSEGGAPSKYVKLTKEQAPVDEVNPGELNQPIQVPHLAVHKCNECGQTLPENFEAPADEPWTTGIFGCTEDMSSFWQGLFCPSVLFGRVYETLSDEETAWTKACICHSIVVEGGLTVASIAACAPGIDPHTTFLMWEGLLFVWWMCGIYTGNVRQTLQRKYHLQNSPCDPCMVHCCLHFCAVCQEHREMKNRLSDNFVMPMTVVNPPPVQEMSASNDSVPVSHHGSELEMRPL; encoded by the exons ATG ATGTCGGAGGGAGGAGCACCGTCGAAGTACGTGAAGTTGACGAAGGAGCAAGCTCCGGTCGATGAGGTTAATCCCGGCGAACTCAATCAACCGATTCAGGTTCCCCAt CTAGCAGTTCACAAATGCAACGAGTGTGGCCAAACTCTACCTGAGAATTTTGAAGCTCCTGCAGATGAGCCATGGACTACTGGAATATTCGGGTGCACTGAGGACATGAGTAGTT TTTGGCAGGGACTCTTTTGCCCAAGTGTTCTCTTCGGACGTGTCTATGAAACTCTGAGTGACGAAGAAACCGCATGGACCAAAGCTTGTATCTGCCATTCCATTGTGGTAGAAGGAGGACTAACAGTTGCATCCATAGCTGCTTGTGCTCCCGGTATAGATCCGCATACAACGTTTCTTATGTGGGAAGGCTTGCTGTTTGTTTGGTGGATGTGTGGCATTTACACCGGAAACGTCAGGCAAACTCTACAGAGGAAATACCATCTCCAG AACTCTCCATGTGACCCATGTATGGTGcattgttgtctccatttctgtGCGGTTTGTCAAGAGCACCGTGAGATGAAGAACCGTCTTTCGGACAACTTTGTCATGCCCATGACTGTGGTTAATCCGCCACCTGTTCAAGAGATGAGTGCCTCTAACGACTCTGTCCCGGTTTCACACCATGGCTCTGAGCTCGAGATGCGGCCATTGTAG
- the BNAA10G08030D gene encoding uncharacterized protein BNAA10G08030D, with protein MIKKATSLFVVLIVALLLLSPLFSRQIEAISTKQTKHRKLGNGEEKEIRKNKLVIQIKAKVKRSYSRRGPQKKNPPKKPPCKPPTHPH; from the exons ATGATAAAAAAGGCAACATCactcttcgtcgttctaatagTTGCTTTGCTCCTTTTGTCTCCTCTCTTCTCCAGACAAATAGAAGCAATATCCACCAAACAAACAAAGCATCGAAAGCTCG GAAATGgagaagaaaaggaaattaGGAAgaataaattggttatccaaataaAAGCGAAAGTGAAGCGAAGCTACTCCAGAAGGGGACCCCAAAAGAAGAATCCTCCAAAGAAGCCACCGTGCAAGCCCCCGACTcatcctcattaa